The proteins below come from a single Stomoxys calcitrans chromosome 1, idStoCalc2.1, whole genome shotgun sequence genomic window:
- the LOC106095106 gene encoding uncharacterized protein LOC106095106: MDCVMNQSSSSKNVVADVSFEGYLPNIVNSELLSFPLPQRTDKANLPFSPINYVNFDISEGDFALNNDEGSFSTSQSPPNGSEFNSHQLTPAEFKFATCQSPLSSNAVIQSPMSQSLPNIYSENQLEMANSSTGNDDSPTIISEVKLPENRSRQPTKKRIFKMRERRYIQPIDKVAAILRIRQGATKASISRAINVPESTIRGWCKNERKLRQLCGLEEASAMDVIANPYQDTVVTLPCDDNPSASISSTAAASLENDHPLIMEKIFSFNDTLQKLKDLNIGTSMHKLEAIHNPNSMIYTSSASILNAEYSQLAVAQNVYLSALLYPPKATKLSGVTQYVKKKRTLKKFLKKVTNKNQG, encoded by the coding sequence ATGGATTGTGTAATGAATCAATCGTCATCTAGCAAAAATGTTGTTGCGGATGTTTCATTTGAGGGGTATCTACCAAACATTGTGAATTCCGAATTGTTAAGTTTTCCATTGCCTCAAAGGACAGATAAAGCCAATTTGCCATTTAGTCCAATAAATTATGTCAACTTTGACATTTCTGAAGGTGATTTTGCTCTGAACAATGATGAGGGATCATTTTCAACCTCTCAAAGTCCTCCAAATGGTTCTGAATTTAATTCACATCAATTAACTCCAGCTGAGTTCAAGTTTGCAACTTGCCAATCGCCTTTATCAAGTAATGCTGTGATCCAATCGCCAATGTCTCAATCGCTACCGAACATATATTCCGAAAATCAATTGGAAATGGCTAACTCCTCAACCGGCAATGATGACAGCCCTACAATTATTTCAGAAGTTAAATTGCCAGAGAATCGCTCCAGACAACCCACCAAGAAAAGGATTTTCAAAATGCGTGAAAGACGTTACATACAACCCATCGATAAAGTTGCAGCTATACTACGCATACGACAAGGCGCTACCAAAGCCTCCATTTCGCGAGCTATAAATGTGCCCGAATCCACCATCAGAGGTTGGTGTAAAAATGAACGCAAACTACGTCAGCTGTGTGGTCTGGAAGAAGCCTCCGCGATGGATGTCATAGCGAATCCCTACCAAGACACAGTTGTGACCTTACCATGTGATGATAACCCATCTGCCAGTATTTCTTCCACTGCAGCAGCATCTTTGGAAAATGATCATCCCTTAATTATGgagaaaatattttcctttaatGATACCTTGCAGAAGTTGAAGGACCTTAACATTGGTACTTCGATGCACAAACTTGAAGCAATACATAATCCCAATTCTATGATCTACACGTCCAGTGCAAGCATTTTAAATGCCGAATATAGCCAACTTGCTGTTGCACAAAATGTATATTTGTCAGCTCTTCTGTATCCTCCAAAGGCTACAAAGCTATCAGGGGTTACGCAATATGTTAAAAAGAAAAGGACTTTGAAAAAGTTCCTGAAAAAGGTTACCAATAAAAATCAAGGATAA